A genome region from Equus caballus isolate H_3958 breed thoroughbred chromosome 19, TB-T2T, whole genome shotgun sequence includes the following:
- the ADIPOQ gene encoding adiponectin produces MLLLQAVLLLLVLPSPGEVTTTEETLPKEGCAGWMAGIPGHPGHNGTPGRDGRDGTPGEKGEKGDPGLVGPKGDAGETGVPGVEGPRGFPGIPGRKGEPGESSYVYRSAFSVGLETRVTVPNVPIRFTKIFYNQQNHYDGSTGKFHCNIPGLYYFSYHITVYLKDVKVSLYKKDKAVLFTYDQYQDKNLDQASGSVLLYLEKGDQVWLQVYGDGDHNGLYADNVNDSTFTGFLLYHDTN; encoded by the exons ATGCTGTTGCTCCAAGCTGTTCTATTGCTACTAGTCCTGCCGAGTCCGGGTGAGGTTACCACGACTGAAGAGACTCTGCCCAAGGAGGGCTGCGCAGGTTGGATGGCAGGCATCCCAGGGCATCCTGGCCACAATGGGACCCCAGGCCGCGATGGCAGAGATGGCACCCCTGGCGAGAAGGGTGAGAAAGGAGATCCAG GTCTTGTTGGGCCTAAGGGTGATGCTGGTGAAACTGGAGTGCCTGGAGTTGAAGGTCCCAGAGGCTTTCCGGGAATCCCAGGCAGGAAAGGAGAACCTGGAGAAAGTTCCTATGTATACCGCTCAGCATTCAGTGTAGGATTGGAGACCCGAGTCACCGTCCCCAATGTTCCCATTCGTTTTACCAAGATCTTCTACAATCAGCAAAACCACTATGATGGCAGCACGGGCAAATTCCACTGCAACATTCCTGGGCTGTACTACTTCTCCTACCACATCACAGTCTACTTGAAGGATGTGAAGGTCAGCCTCTACAAGAAGGACAAGGCTGTGCTCTTCACCTATGACCAGTACCAGGACAAGAACTTGGACCAGGCCTCAGGCTCTGTTCTCCTCTATCTGGAGAAGGGCGACCAAGTCTGGCTCCAGGTGTATGGGGATGGAGATCATAATGGGCTCTATGCCGATAATGTCAATGACTCCACCTTCACAGGCTTCCTTCTCTACCACGACACCAACTGA